The genomic region CTGCATGGGTGGGATGGCCAGTTTCGGCGACGCGATGAGCGTGAACGTCACTCCATCTGTGGTGCGGTAGAGGTCGTGATGCCGCTCCTGGCCGACTCGCCGTACCCAGAGCAGCATTGCCCCGGAGGAATCCAGCCCCTTGCCGACGGTGACCTCGCCGTAGCCGGGTGTGTTGGCGACCACCGTTTCCGCCGTCCACGTTTTCCCGCCGTCGGTGGACGTACGCGCATAGACCGCCCGGGCATCTTCTCCAATCGTGTGCTTGGAGCCTCGGCTGTACGTGCATACCAGCTTCTCACCGATGGCCTGAGTCATCGGCCACGAGTTGTAGCCACTCACGTCCTGCACGACATGAGGATCAGGAAGACCGTATAACGGAGTCACCTTCACGACCGCCAAACCAGTGGGCCGGGTGAACGTGTCACCGGGGAGGCCGGGCTCGCGCTGAATCCGCACCGTCAGCGGCTTGGTGGGGACCACCTCGTAATAGGACTCCAAAACGATCGATCGAGAATAAAATGGACCAGGGGGCAGCGGTGTTCGCACGGGCTTGCCCAGCGCGTGACGCGCGGAGAACGGAGCATCCTCCACCAGCTGCGACAAATGGACTCGGTAAACATCCTCCAAGTCAGCCCTGGTCTCGGCATCAGTAGAGGTCACGACGATCTCGACCTTCACCGCGACGCAATCGCGCGGAAGGCCGTTGACAATGCCGGCCACCGATTGGCCTACACTGCCTCCGGATAAAGACCACACGGGAACGTGAGTGGAACCATGTGACATCACTACGAGAGAAGGCTTACCCGTTGCGATCGACAAATCATTGGCCGTCAGATAGAGCGGAGACGCCGCCCCGCTTTTAAAACTGGGATCCTCAATGGTTTGTGGATCTTGCGCGATAGCAGCAGCCGGTTGACCGACCAGGACTGATACGGTCAGGACGAAGAGCATGCGCGACAAACAGAGATGTGCTGGTAAGAATTTCATGGGGGGGACCGGGGGCGGGACGCCGTGCGAATCGCCGTCGCCACGAGCGAGGCGGGAAATTGCGCAGCGATTAGGTGGGATCAGGCTGAAATCAACCAGACGTTGTCGTGTCAGCCGGACAGATCGCGCGTTGCAACCAGCTTCCACACCGGGCGGTATGGCAAGCCGGCCAAGGACGGATCATCAATGGAAGTGATTCTACCAGATCGGGCTCGTGGCGTGCTGACGCAAGGATTCATGCCGGCACATCGCACCGGGTCCCGTGATATCAATCATCACTCGACTTTCCTGGAGCGAGATGCTTGACAGTCAATCAATCGCCAGCGCTGATCAGGTAGACTATTGGTCGACATCGCATATTCCACGCATGTCGGTTTTCAAACCGCGAACAATCTAAACGCCATCCATGATTAACAGTCTTTCAGTCCCGCTCGCGTTACTCGTCTCGGCCATTCCGACTCCAAAGCTGTGCACACAGGCCTCTGTCACGCCTGTGATTCGCACGCTCGACACCAGCGATCTCGTAAGAGGGCTACCAGCGAATCCACACCTATTCCGACCGCGAGCCGCCACCGCGTCCCATCCTCAAGGACACGTGCTCGTTGTTCAGAATCGCGTCCCAGTCGATGTCGACTCTGCAGAGTCATCCCAATCCCCGGAAGCCATTGGTGGCTCCCGCGATCCTGTACCGTCGCCGAACATCCCAGGCCAACTGCATTGCCCATTCGGAGTCCAGTTTGACAGCGATGGTGTAATGTGGGTTGTCGAGTACGATGGCGGGCGCGTGCTCAAGCGGAACGTCGACGGCAGCTTCACAACGGTTGCGGGGCAAAGTCAGGCAGGTTACGTCGATGGCGTCGGCAGCGATGCCAAGTTCAACCAGTTGCACAATTTGGTCATTGCTCCCGATGGGATGATCTATCTTTCCGAGCACATGAACCATGTCATCCGTAGCCTGGATCCCAAAACCGGTCGGGTAGAAACTTTGGCAGGTTCAGGTGCCCCGGGTTTTTCCGGCGACGGTGACAACATCCGTCAGCCGGGTGCGACCCCAGTGCGATTCAATCAACCCATCAGCATTGCACTGTCCCCCGATGGGCAATCGCTGTTGATCGCAGATATCGGCAACCGACGAATACGGGAGCTCAGCTTAAAAACAAACTCACTCCGCACCGTGGCTGGGAACGGCAAGCAGGGTGTTCCCATTGACGGAGAGTTGGCGACGGATTCGCCGCTCGTGGACCCCCGCGCAGTCGCGTTTGATGCCGACGGGAACTTTTATATCGCCGAGCGAAACGGGAACGCGCTACGCGTGGTGCGTGACGGTCGCATCTACACTCTCGCTGGAACCGGTAGAAAGGGTAAGCAAGATGGCCCGGCTTTGCAGGCAACCTTTAACGGTCCTAAGCATATTGAAACCGGTCCGGACGGACGAGTGTACTTGGCCGACGACAATAACCATTTAATTCGGATCTATGATCCGCAGACCCGAACGGTCAGCACTCTCAATACAACTCCCTTTGAACTCAAACGTCCCCATGGCGTGACTTGGTATCGGGACAGTCTGTACCTGTCAGACAGTTTCCACCATCGTCTTATCAAGATTCCAGCCCCTATGAAGAACTAAATCCGATCCAAATCCGAGTTTTGGTTTGTAGGTGCCCCACACCAGTGCCTCACCTGACTGCACCAGGTGGACCCCGCCCCGCGACAACTAGCGGGCGGTTGGTTCTCTGGCCATCGCACCTCTAGCGGTTGTCCTTCTGGGCGTCGAATTCAACATGTGTTTAGCAACGCGCATACCGATCAATGATTTCGTCGAGGAAGGTCTGTTGGTCTCGCGACCAATGTTCATCGGAGAAAATTTCAACTTCGTTCCAACCGGCGAAGCCAGCCGCGTCCATCATATGTCGAAATCCTTTGATGTCGATGCAACCATCCCCCATCAAGGCTCGATCATTGAGTAGGTCGCGGGTTGGGACTCGCCAATCGCACAAATGAAACGCAAAGAGAGCTTCGTTTGCGCCAATCAATTGGATCTCACGTTGCAAGTTTGGATCCCACCAAACGTGATAGACATCGACAGCGATTCCGAGAATGGGTTGTCGAATTGACTCACAGATCTCACGCGCCTCGGTTAAGCGATTGATGCAACTCTTATCCGCAGCGTACATCGGGTGTAACGGCTCGATCGCCAATCGGACGTTTGCTGCTTTCGCATCGTCGATAAGAGCTTCGATCCCGTCTTGTACCCAACCTCGCTGTCGGTCCAGTGACTCACCCGGAGTCGCTCCGACGACGAGCACCAGCATCTCGGCCGATAGTTCTGCGGCGGTTTCAATCAGTGTGCGGTTGTGGTCGATCCGCTGCTCTCGTACACGTGAGTCGGAATCACAGAAGAAGCCGCCACGAACTAGCGCAGGGACTTGGAGACCGGATGCCTGCACCGCGCGGCTTGCCGCGGTGGCGGACATTCCTTCAATCGCTTCGACCCAAATGCTCACACCTCCGATACCTGCCGCCGCGTAACGTTCCAGTGCAACTTCGAGTGGCCACGCCTTGGTGGTGATCGTGTGAATGGCCAGCCGATCGCGAGTGGGTTCGTCGGTGGAATTATTTGACATTGCTAGATCCACCCTCGATCGAAATCCACTTTTGCTCGTTTGCTGAGCGAGCACCCGCTTCAGCCAAACGCACGCCCGCGGCCGCGGACGCTAGCGTCCAGGGGAATTCCGCATCGCCGACACAGTGACGAATGAACAACTCCCACTGAACTTTGAATGCGTTGTCATACTCTGTTGTGTTCGGCATCTGCTGCCAATTGTCGTAAAAATTGATGGGCTGCGGCACGTCAGGATTCCAGGTCGGCATCGGTGTCACAGATGCCCCTTGAATCCAGCATTCTCGTAGCCCTGCCACAGCCGATCCTTCCGTTCCATCGACTTGGATCGTCAACAGATCATCACGTCGAACGCGTGTCGTCCATGAACTGTTGAACTGGCACGTGACACCACTCTGCAACGCAAAAATCGCGTAAGCGGCGTCGTCGGCGGTGCACCGGTAGGCCGCCCCCGACTCGTCAATTCGTTCAGGAACTTCGGTCGTCGCGTGGGCCAACACGCGTTCGACAGGGCCAAACAAATCATTGATCAGGTATTCCCAGTGGCAAAACATGTCGATCATCATGCCGCCACCATCTTCGCTGCGATAGTTCCACGATGGCCGCTGGGCGGGCTGATCGCCATCATGTCCGGTAAACACCCAGTAGCCAAACTCACCGCGAACACTCAGCATTTTTCCAAAGAACCCTTGGTCCCGGAGCATTCTCAGTTTGCGGATTCCGGGCAGCCACAATTTATCCTGAACCGCACCATTCTTCACACCGGTTTGGTGGGCGACCTCGGCAAGCTGAGCGGCGGTGTCTGGATCAATCGCGATTGGTTTTTCACAGTACACCGATTTTCCTTGTTGCATTGCTTTTCTCAACAACTCCGGTCTCATTTGGGTGCTGGAGGCATCGAAAAAGATGTCAACGCTCTGGTCCTCGAGCACCGCATCCAGGTCAGTCGTCCACTCGATGGATCGACCGATTTCTTCAGTCGCCACCGTCACGGCGAGCCGTTTTAGCTTTTCCGCGTTGCGACCAACCAAAATTGGCTCGATCGGTTGCCACTGCCCCGACGAAAGCTGGACGCCACCCTGACGAATGATGGCCAAAATGGAACGGATCAGATGTTGGTTCGTTCCCATGCGCCCGGTGACGCCGTGCATCGCAATTTTCAGAGGTTCCAGGTTCATACTTCATGCCGTAGGAGGTGGTCTGGGCGGGTGGCGATGCCGGAATCAAGGAATGAGCACGTCGAGACTGGTTCGACGAGGCGGACATGATTGCGTCATCAAGTGATCAGTCAACTCAGCATACAATCACTGCGCAGAATAGACTTGGCGATTTGAGCACGAAGGACTCGCGTTTTGGGCAATACCTGGCACAATGGGGCTTCACCCTGAGAATTTGCGATCCCATCAACCTGCACACGGCCTCCATGCCTCCGGTACGCCCCATCGGCTCGACGACTGAGACACGCAATACGCCAGTGCCGCCAGATATGCGTCCGAGCGGCCTATGGGTATTCGAAAGCCGGCATGCCGAATCCTTTGCGATGTCCGTCACGCAACACACATTTCTGAAGTTCCTGTGGATTCGCGAGGGCCGAGCAAGGATCGAGTTTGAGACCGATTCTCTTGATTGCGAATCGGGCACTCTCGTGATCGTTCCGCCTCACACCACTCACCGAATCGTCGACTCCTCCGACGCCCCCGTCTCTCTGTTTGGACTCGGATTGGACACGCAAGAATTACGATGTGTCGAACCAGTACTGCCGCTTTATCAAACTGGCGTCTACTCAGGTCAACGGCTGGGGACACTTCGCATTGAGCAGCACTTTCGCAGGCTGCTGTATCTGGTCGACCAAGACGAAGCTACGAGTCAGTTCGCGTCCGTTGCTGCGGCGTTGGAGTTACTCTCGGAGTTAGCGCTGAAATTGGCTCCCGCAAAAGCAGCGAGTGGCACAACGAACAAACCGTCAGGCGACCCGATGCTTGAGGCTTATCTCGAATGGCTCCAACGCAACTTTTTTGAACCCTTGACACTCGACGGGGCGGCGAGGGCGTCAGGTATGTCTCGCCGCACATTCACCAACCAGTTCAAAGCGAGAACAGGGATGACGTGGCTGGAGTACGTAAACGGACTGCGTATCCGCCGAGCGGAGGAGCTGCTCGCCGACGCCGATCGAAAAGTTTCCTCGATCGCTTTTCAATGTGGCTTTGATGACGTATCCACTTTCTACCGTGCCTTCAAACGAATCACCGGCCGGACACCGGGAGGCGACTGCGTTTAAGACCAACTGGCATTGCCGGCTGGAACAACAAGAGATCTTACCCGCGAGTCTCGCCAACGGCGTTTCTGAATCCCCATTTAATTGCCCACTCCCCATTCTTTGTTGGGATTCGGGCCCAGGGTCAACTCCAGCACACCCCCTTGAACGAGATCATTGTGCGGAAGGAGTGACGATTCAAGGGGTTTGCCGTTCCACATTGCGGACTGAATGTAGACATTCTCCGGGGCTTGGTTCTTGGTTAGTATCGTCAGGACATTGCCTCTGTAATAACGATCACTCAGTTTGATTTCGACTTTATCGAAAACAGGGGCGGTGATGTCATAACTGGGATTCAACCCGGAACCACCGTCAAACTGGAAGAGGCCCAGCGCCATCAGCGCGCTGACCGCACCCATTTGCCCCTGATCTTCGTCACCGTTGTATCCACTGTACGGGTCTGTTCCGCTGAAGGCGGCGTCCTGTACGGCACGTACCCATTTCTGACTGAGCCAGGGGAAGCCAATTCGATTGAAGTAGTGAGCCGCTCCGGTACCGTCCTGATTAGCATAGTCAATCCAGGCAGCCCCATGCTCGCGTCCTTTGAGGTGGAACTTATCTTTCACTGCCAACTCGAACTGCTCATTCAATTTCGCCGCGGCCGCATCGGGACCGCTTAGAATTTGGGCCAATCCCATCGCATCATGGGGCACAAAGAACGTCGAAACGGCGGCGCTCGTTTCACAAAACCCTTCTTGCTCAAACCTCTTCTCGTTGGGGAGATAATTATCTAACCAGCCACCGTCCGCCGTGCGGACCCAAGCCGATTGTTTTTCGGGCCAGATCACATTTTGATAGTTCGCGGCCCCCGGGATGAATCGCTGGTAGAGTTCCTCGTTCCCCAAGCCTTTCGCCATTTGGGCGATACACCAATCATGGTACGAATTGTAGAGCGTTAGACTGGTAACCGCGCTGCCATGCCCGCCAGAGAGCTTGTTTCGGTGAGACACGTAGCCTTTCTTCGTGTATTCCTCATAGACTGCTGGCGTCGGTGACTTCGCATATCCGCCGTAATAGCGTCCACCATCAATCTCTGTATTTCGAACGAGTCCCTCCAACGCTAATTCGACATCAAAATCTCTGATGCCTTTCGCATAAGCGGCCGTGATGGCGGGAGCTGCACTGTCGCCGATCATCACGAACGTGTAGTTGCCGCCGGACGGGCCCCGGGGAATGAGTCCGCCATTGCGGTACATTTCAACCGAAGTATTGCAAATGTCACTGTATCGTTCTGGACACAATAACGGCCACAGAATGTTAAGACTCCAGTGGCTGCCCCACCAACTATCGAAATTGTGCATTGCAAATTTCGGCTTACCAGCCTCGTCTTCCGGAATCTGACGAATGACCTGGCTTGCTCCTGTCAAATCGCTGTACGCACCATCGGCGTCGCTAATGATGCGGCGTCCCAACATGGAACGCCACAGGTCGGTATAGAACTTTGTTTTTTGGGCATCCGATCCCCCTTCGACTTCAATGCGAGAAAGGTGTTCGTTCCAATCCTGCTTGGAATCCTCGACGACTTGATCAAAATCCCAATGAGCCAGTTCTGCCTGCAGGTTCCTGCGGGCTCCCTCCATCGACGTGTAACTGATACCCACTCGCATTAAAACGGGCGTGCCTTCAGTGGTCTCGAAGCGAACAAAAGCGCCAGTCTCTTCACCTTCAATGGACTCCGCCGGTTCGCTGAGTTGCCCATTCCGCCAGCCACCGAACTGAGTCATGGGTTGGCTGAATTGTGCCACGAAGAAGACTGGGGTGCGTTTCCTACGACGTCCCGTTTTCTCTTGCAGGCTCATGCCCTCAATCTCGGTATCACTCACTTTATCAACTTCGGCTTTGACCATCGGGCCATGACCCAGATACGCTCCCACATCGAAGAGAATGTAGGCATCTTCGGTTTGCGGGAAGGTATAGCGATGAAACCCCGTTCGTATGGTCGACGTCAGTTCTGCAGTGATGCCATATTTTTTCAACAGCACCTTGTGGTGCCCGGCCCCGACCACCTCCTCATCGTGAGTGAACTCTGACTGGTAGGCGTCCATTCCCTGCGGACCGGTCATCTCGCCCACGATGGGCATAACGGGAATGCCGGAAAGCTGCCAGGCGTGAACGTGACTGAAGCAGCGAATATGCTTGTCGCCATACAGGTATCCCGAGTCCCACGACCCCTTAGTACTCGTATCCGGGCTGAGATTCACCAACCCAAAAGGTCGTGACGCCGAATTGAAGAAGAACCATCGAGAAGCATGCGTGTCGATCAGCGGGTCAACCCATTCGACAGGGGATTTCCCCCAAAGGTGACGCGGCGTCATCACGTCTGAAAACGCGACGACCATCATCAAAACGGCAACGATCTTCATGGTAGGAATCGATTCTTCATAAGGAGGATATTGATACTGACGGGTGAAGTTATTGACCGGCGAGTGCATTCAATTGCTCGACTAACTCTCCACCAGCCAACTGGGGATCACGTGAGGTCTCACCATACTTCAAAAGCGCTGCGGCGAGCTGTTTTACCACCTCCACGTTCTCCTCCAACTCACGATGGTTCTGCAGTTCGTCTGGGTCCAATTTCAAGTCAAACAGCCAGGGCACGTCAGCCACTGAGACCACCAGCTTGTATCGATCGCTGACCGCGGCCACCCAACCCCGGGTGTTCGACGCCGAACGCAAAAACGTGACGTCGTCCCACTTCAGGTCCGACTTCCCCGTAAGCAATCCAGAAGCATCGCGTCCCTCGACGTTCTCAGGCGCTGTCTTGCCGAGCAACTCGAGAATCGTCGGAGTGAAGTCGACTGTCCCCAATGCCTGATCAACTTGGGTGCCAGCAGGAATGATACCAGGCGCGGCAATGATCATCGGGACCTTGGCGCTCCCTTCAAAGGCATTCCCCTTGTTGAGACGTCCGTGCTCATAACACAAATCACCATGGTCCGATGTAAACACGATGACGGTGTTATCGATTAAATCCAGCTCACGCAGAGTTGCCAGGATTTCCGCGATATTGTCGTCGATGAGCCGCACCATTCCAAAGTACCTCGCCATGCTGGCAGCGTTGAATTTGCCTACATTGTTATTCCCATTGGCCGCCGCCCACTTTGGATTTTGCTTTGACATTGAGAACGTCATCGGCGCCCGAATCGCACGATCCATGTACATCTCATCATAGGGTGAACGAACTGTGTTCGGTCCATGGGGATCCGGCAGGCTGAGGTGGTAGCAGAAGGGTTCGTCCGCGTGCTCACGAATAAAATCCATCGCCCGATCGGCTAACCAATCCGTTGAAAAGGTTTCCTCGTCGGCACCGTCCAAATTGTAATTCGGCTGTCCTTTTTGATTCGTCGCGGCGACACGAGGCCCATCGGCGGTTAACTCAAACTTCTTCCAGTGTCCTCGATTGAACATGAAGCGATTGTCTTCAAACCCAAACTGTCGCTGCGGTGCCCACTGCGGTTTCCCCGGCCCATCCAAGTGCCATTTCCCTGCATA from Allorhodopirellula heiligendammensis harbors:
- a CDS encoding sugar phosphate isomerase/epimerase family protein → MSNNSTDEPTRDRLAIHTITTKAWPLEVALERYAAAGIGGVSIWVEAIEGMSATAASRAVQASGLQVPALVRGGFFCDSDSRVREQRIDHNRTLIETAAELSAEMLVLVVGATPGESLDRQRGWVQDGIEALIDDAKAANVRLAIEPLHPMYAADKSCINRLTEAREICESIRQPILGIAVDVYHVWWDPNLQREIQLIGANEALFAFHLCDWRVPTRDLLNDRALMGDGCIDIKGFRHMMDAAGFAGWNEVEIFSDEHWSRDQQTFLDEIIDRYARC
- a CDS encoding Gfo/Idh/MocA family protein is translated as MNLEPLKIAMHGVTGRMGTNQHLIRSILAIIRQGGVQLSSGQWQPIEPILVGRNAEKLKRLAVTVATEEIGRSIEWTTDLDAVLEDQSVDIFFDASSTQMRPELLRKAMQQGKSVYCEKPIAIDPDTAAQLAEVAHQTGVKNGAVQDKLWLPGIRKLRMLRDQGFFGKMLSVRGEFGYWVFTGHDGDQPAQRPSWNYRSEDGGGMMIDMFCHWEYLINDLFGPVERVLAHATTEVPERIDESGAAYRCTADDAAYAIFALQSGVTCQFNSSWTTRVRRDDLLTIQVDGTEGSAVAGLRECWIQGASVTPMPTWNPDVPQPINFYDNWQQMPNTTEYDNAFKVQWELFIRHCVGDAEFPWTLASAAAGVRLAEAGARSANEQKWISIEGGSSNVK
- a CDS encoding sulfatase family protein — its product is MTRLLILLMVLSSIAAHAASPNLLIIQTDEHNFRTLGCYRETLPKDQALIWGNDAIVETPAIDSLAARGVICTSFYATSPVCTPSRAAFFSGRYPQNTGSYQNDRPLNSDVVTFAEVLRRDGYATGYAGKWHLDGPGKPQWAPQRQFGFEDNRFMFNRGHWKKFELTADGPRVAATNQKGQPNYNLDGADEETFSTDWLADRAMDFIREHADEPFCYHLSLPDPHGPNTVRSPYDEMYMDRAIRAPMTFSMSKQNPKWAAANGNNNVGKFNAASMARYFGMVRLIDDNIAEILATLRELDLIDNTVIVFTSDHGDLCYEHGRLNKGNAFEGSAKVPMIIAAPGIIPAGTQVDQALGTVDFTPTILELLGKTAPENVEGRDASGLLTGKSDLKWDDVTFLRSASNTRGWVAAVSDRYKLVVSVADVPWLFDLKLDPDELQNHRELEENVEVVKQLAAALLKYGETSRDPQLAGGELVEQLNALAGQ
- a CDS encoding GH92 family glycosyl hydrolase, which translates into the protein MHSPVNNFTRQYQYPPYEESIPTMKIVAVLMMVVAFSDVMTPRHLWGKSPVEWVDPLIDTHASRWFFFNSASRPFGLVNLSPDTSTKGSWDSGYLYGDKHIRCFSHVHAWQLSGIPVMPIVGEMTGPQGMDAYQSEFTHDEEVVGAGHHKVLLKKYGITAELTSTIRTGFHRYTFPQTEDAYILFDVGAYLGHGPMVKAEVDKVSDTEIEGMSLQEKTGRRRKRTPVFFVAQFSQPMTQFGGWRNGQLSEPAESIEGEETGAFVRFETTEGTPVLMRVGISYTSMEGARRNLQAELAHWDFDQVVEDSKQDWNEHLSRIEVEGGSDAQKTKFYTDLWRSMLGRRIISDADGAYSDLTGASQVIRQIPEDEAGKPKFAMHNFDSWWGSHWSLNILWPLLCPERYSDICNTSVEMYRNGGLIPRGPSGGNYTFVMIGDSAAPAITAAYAKGIRDFDVELALEGLVRNTEIDGGRYYGGYAKSPTPAVYEEYTKKGYVSHRNKLSGGHGSAVTSLTLYNSYHDWCIAQMAKGLGNEELYQRFIPGAANYQNVIWPEKQSAWVRTADGGWLDNYLPNEKRFEQEGFCETSAAVSTFFVPHDAMGLAQILSGPDAAAAKLNEQFELAVKDKFHLKGREHGAAWIDYANQDGTGAAHYFNRIGFPWLSQKWVRAVQDAAFSGTDPYSGYNGDEDQGQMGAVSALMALGLFQFDGGSGLNPSYDITAPVFDKVEIKLSDRYYRGNVLTILTKNQAPENVYIQSAMWNGKPLESSLLPHNDLVQGGVLELTLGPNPNKEWGVGN
- a CDS encoding helix-turn-helix domain-containing protein, whose product is MIASSSDQSTQHTITAQNRLGDLSTKDSRFGQYLAQWGFTLRICDPINLHTASMPPVRPIGSTTETRNTPVPPDMRPSGLWVFESRHAESFAMSVTQHTFLKFLWIREGRARIEFETDSLDCESGTLVIVPPHTTHRIVDSSDAPVSLFGLGLDTQELRCVEPVLPLYQTGVYSGQRLGTLRIEQHFRRLLYLVDQDEATSQFASVAAALELLSELALKLAPAKAASGTTNKPSGDPMLEAYLEWLQRNFFEPLTLDGAARASGMSRRTFTNQFKARTGMTWLEYVNGLRIRRAEELLADADRKVSSIAFQCGFDDVSTFYRAFKRITGRTPGGDCV
- a CDS encoding sialidase family protein, whose amino-acid sequence is MKFLPAHLCLSRMLFVLTVSVLVGQPAAAIAQDPQTIEDPSFKSGAASPLYLTANDLSIATGKPSLVVMSHGSTHVPVWSLSGGSVGQSVAGIVNGLPRDCVAVKVEIVVTSTDAETRADLEDVYRVHLSQLVEDAPFSARHALGKPVRTPLPPGPFYSRSIVLESYYEVVPTKPLTVRIQREPGLPGDTFTRPTGLAVVKVTPLYGLPDPHVVQDVSGYNSWPMTQAIGEKLVCTYSRGSKHTIGEDARAVYARTSTDGGKTWTAETVVANTPGYGEVTVGKGLDSSGAMLLWVRRVGQERHHDLYRTTDGVTFTLIASPKLAIPPMQVTDVFEVPEVGLMALWFAGNYSDQAVHSWGVMTSADDGATWTQTPVESGLMKADWPTEPSAVYLGDGKILAIARTESGPSQFQLVSTDNGLTWTREQTNIGDILASTPSLILDAETGLLSNYYYERGRGILRRRVVDPDVVFDNPLLWPASEAVATGSPITWDSGNVNSTVMGANHYVSFYSGKAPDTAVMILEIPEPTWELVPVSLGEPKK